AAAAGACTTTACTGTTTATGGACAGGAATCTAAGTTCGGTGGCGGTAAAGTTTTGCGTGATGGTATGGGTGTTAGTGCTACGGAAACACGTGACAATCCATCAGTTGTTGATACCATTATTACAGGTGCAACCATCATTGACTATACAGGTATTATTAAAGCAGATATCGGTATTCGTGATGGTAAGATTGTTGCTATTGGTCGCGGTGGTAACCCAGATACAATGGACAATGTGGACTTTGTTGTGGGTGCTAGTACAGAAGCCATTGCTGCAGAAGGTTTGATTGTGACTGCTGGTGGTATTGACCTCCACGTACATTATATTTCTGCTGACCTTCCTGAATTTGGTTTGGATAATGGAATTACGACCCTCTTTGGTGGTGGTACTGGTCCCGCTGACGGTAGTAATGCAACAACATGTACACCTGGTAAATTCCATATTACTCGTATGTTGCAAGCTGTTGATGATATGCCTGCTAACTTTGGTTTCCTTGCCAAAGGTGTTGGTTCTGAGACTGAAGTGGTTGAAGAGCAAATTAAAGCTGGTGCAGCAGGAATTAAGACACACGAGGACTGGGGTGCGACTTACGCAGGAATTGATAATTCCCTTAAAGTTGCGGATAAATACGATGTTTCTTTTGCGGTCCACACCGACTCTTTGAATGAGGGTGGATTTATGGAAAATACTTTGGAATCTTTCCAAGGTCGTACCGTTCATACCTTCCATACCGAAGGTTCTGGTGGTGGGCACGCTCCAGATATTATGGTTTTTGCAGGTAAGGAAAATATTTTGCCATCATCAACTAACCCAACTAACCCATATACTACAAATGCTATTGGTGAGTTGTTAGATATGGTTATGGTTTGTCACCACTTGGATCCAAAAATCCCAGAAGACGTATCTTTTGCCGAATCACGTGTTCGTAAACAAACTGTGGCTGCAGAAGATGTTCTTCACGATATGGGAGCCCTTAGTATCATGACTTCAGACGCCATGGCAATGGGACGTGTCGGTGAAGTAGCAATGCGTTGTTGGCAACTAGCTGATAAGATGAAGGCTCAGCGTGGTCCACTTGAGGGAGATTCAGAGTTTAACGATAATAACCGTATTAAACGTTACGTGGCTAAATATACAATTAACCCTGCCATCACCAATGGTATTGCAGACTATATCGGTTCTGTAGAAGTTGGTAAATTTGCAGATTTGGTTATCTGGGAACCAGCACAATTTGGTGCAAAACCTAAGTTGGTGCTTAAGGGTGGTATGTTAACTTATGGTGTTATGGGTGACGCTGGTTCAAGTCTTCCAACACCTCAACCACGTATCATGCGTAAATTATATGGTGCTTATGGTCAAGCGGTTCATAAAACAAATCTTACATTTGTCTCTCAATATGCTTATGATCACGGTATCAAAGAAGAAATTGGTTTGAATAAGATTGTTCTTCCTGTTAAGAATACGCGTAACTTGACTAAGCGTGATATGAAGCTTAATGACTACGCTCCAAAAACAATCCGTATCGATCCACAGACCTTTGATGTCTTTATTGATGATGAGTTGGTTACTTGTGAGCCAATCCATACGACATCATTGTCTCAACGTTATTTCTTGTTCTAAGGAAAACGCTATATACATGAGGCTGGATTTTTTCCTCCAACCTCTTTTGTATTTTACAGCCATAACGTTTTTAGCACTTATTAGGTTGCTATATGAGTCTGATGCTAGACTTTTAAAATGTAATAGAAAAGGAAAAAGTATGATTTTTACAAAAGTAGATGCTCTTGTTAAGGATATCGATGTGGACAAATACCATATTGAAACAGTCATTCTTTCGAGTGACGATCTTAACAAAAAAATTATTCGTGTGAAGAGTGATCATGGGAATGAATTTGGTATTCGTCTTGATAAGGGACAAAAATTGCAAAATGGATCTGCCTTTTTTATCGATGATCACCATGTCCTAGCTATTGGTGTTGAGTCACAGGATTTGATTGTCATCTCACCTAAAGATATGGATGAAATGGGAATCACAGCTCACATTCTTGGGAATACTCATAAACCGATTGAGGTGAAAGATGCCAAGATTTATTTAGAGGTTGACCCAGTTGTAGAGCAAGTCTTGACTCAAAAAGAGATTGCCTACACGATTGAAGAAGTGGTCCTTGATAAACCCCTACGCCATGTGAATTTAACTGCCCATGAACATTAATCCCTTTGCTAATGTGTCTTTGCAAGATTATCTTGAAATTGTGCAAATTGTCGATTCAACCTTTCCAATTGGATCATTTAACCACTCATTTGGGATGGAAAATTATCTGCGTGAAGACACTGTAACAGATGATAAAGGTTACGAAGAGTGGCAAGAAGCCTATTTAGCCAGTCAGTTTAAATATGGTGAAGGTCTTGTAATCAAACTGGTTTATGATGCTATGGTTACAGATAACATAGACCAGGTTTGGTATTATGATAAGGTCTTGACAGTTTCGACGCAAGCGCGTGAAACAAGACAGGGGACTAAAATGATTGCTAAACAAATGCTTCGACTCATTCAAAGGCTTCATGCTATTCCGGTATTGGATGACTATCAGTCTAAAATACGTAAGGGTGTGGCCTTCGGCAATCCAGCTATTGTCTTTGCGCTCTATGTGTTTAACAAGGGCTTGGGATGTAATGAAGCCATAGCACTTTATGGTTATAGCGTGATTTCGACGATGGTTCAAAATGCTGTGCGTGCCATTCCCCTTGGACAGTTTGCTGGACAGGAGATTGTTTTACGTAGCTTTTCGCAATTAGAAAAAATGACACAAGAAATTCAAGAATTGGATGCGTCCTACCTTGGGGCCAATACGCCTGGTCTTGAATTAGCTCAGATGAAACATGAAACACAGGTATTTCGCCTATTCATGTCCTAAAATATCAACAAGGTTGAGAGGAAAAAACAATGACAAAACGTACTGTAATTATTGGAGTTGGTGGACCTGTTGGTTCAGGTAAAACCCTTTTGCTTGAGCGTCTTACACGACGTATGTCTGACTTAAATTTAGCAGTTATTACTAACGATATCTATACAAAAGAAGATGCCCTTTTCTTGGCTAAAAATTCGAGCTTAGACGAAGACCGTATCATTGGTGTAGAAACTGGTGGATGTCCTCATACTGCGATTCGTGAGGATGCCTCTATGAACTTTGAAGCGATTGAAACTCTTCAAGAGCGCTTTAACCATGATTTGGATGTTATTTTCCTTGAAAGTGGTGGAGACAACTTGGCTGCGACCTTCAGCCCTGATTTGGTTGATTTTACCATTTATATTATTGACGTTGCTCAGGGTGAAAAAATCCCACGTAAGGCTGGTCAAGGGATGATTAAGAGTGATTTGTTCTTGATCAATAAGACTGACCTTGCACCTTATGTTGGAGCCAACCTAGATCGTATGCGTGAAGATACCCTTCATTTCCGTAACGAAGATTCTTTCATTTTCACAAATTTGAATAATGATGACAATGTTAAGGAAGTAGAAGAATGGATTCGTAAGAATTTCCTACTAGAGGACTTGTAAGATGACACAAGTTTACGATGGCTTTGTCCATCTTGGATTTTCAAATCGAAATGGTCGTACAATTTCCCACAAGAAATATCAAGAAGGTAACTCTCGAGTATCGGCAGATAATTCAGATGCCAATGGCGTTCCTTACTATTTCCTCATTAATATGGGTGGGGGCTTTGTCGAGGGTGAGCAGTATCAAGTGACCATTGATGTTAATAAAGATGCTCATGCCTTGGTGACAACTCAAACACCTACCTATGTTTACAAGTGTGAGAAAGGACAGTTGACACAACAGAATACGTCTATCACACTTGAAGAAAATAGTTATTTGGAGTACATGGCTGATGAAGTTATTCCATATTTAAAATCACGCTATTTCCAAACAAGTCGTATTGATATGGATAAGTCTGCCCACTTGATTTATTCAGATGGTGTAACGGCAGGTTGGTCTCATGAGGATTTACCGTTTCAATACCATTATTTTCGTAATTTGACACAAATTTACCAAGATAATGAGCTTGTTTATAGCGATCAGACTCTCTTAGAGCCTGAGAAACAAGATATGTTTAAACTTGGTTATTTTGAAGGATGGCGTAATTACAATAGCTTGGTAATGGTGTCCCCAAATATTGACGAGGCTTTTGTTAAGGCTTTGCAGAAGCACTTAGAAGGGCTAAATCTTGAGTCTGATTTTGCCATTTCATCCTTAGATATCTCAGGTTTGGTGTTACGTATCTTAGGAAAAACTGCTGAGGATAATCGTCGCATCATTTATTCTTGTGCAGACTATTTTAGACAAGAAATACATGGATTAACCCCTTTGAATTTGAGAAAAAATGATATGAGGAGATAAAAAATGCATATTCCTGAAAATTATCTAAGCCCTATGACTTGTGCGGCAATGGGGGCAGTTATGTTGCCTATTTGGTATAAGGCTGTCAAGGAAGTGAAGGTAAAGGTTAACACTGATAAAAAAACGATTCCTATGTTGGGAATCGGGACTTCCTTGTCCTTCCTTATCATGATGTTTAATCTTCCAGCCCCAGGTGGAACGAGTGCCCATGCTGTTGGGGCAGTGCTAATTGCTATATTGTTAGGACCTTGGGCATCCTGTTTAGCAGTTAGTGTGGCTCTAGCTATGCAGGCTTTGCTATTTGGTGATGGTGGGATTTTGGCCTTTGGTGCGAATGCCTTTTGTATGGCTGTTGTCATGCCATTTGTGGGTTATGCTGTTTATAAACTCTTGAATAAGTGGACAAAGAATAGGATAATTGCTAGCTTTTTTGGAGGTTATATTGGAATTGCAGTTGCGGCCCTGACTGTTGCGGTTTTACTAGGAATTCAACCGATTCTCTTTAAAGATAGCAGTGGTAATCCGCTTTACAATCCATACCCTTTGAGAGTGACGCTTCCAGTAATGGGCTTGACTCACCTGCTTATCGGCTTGGTAGAAGGATTTTTCACAGCCGGTGTTCAAGAATTCATTGAACGTTTGAATATTGATAATACTCAGGAAATAACGACTAAAAAACTACGTCCTTTATTGCTCTTTATCCTAGCCTTAATTATCCTAACGCCACTTGGTTTATTGGCGACGGGAACAGCTTTTGCAGAATGGGATGTCAAAGAGTTAGTAGAAAAATTGTCTCATTACCATGTGGAAGCCCAAGCGCCAAAAGGAATGTTGAATGGTTTTTCATTCAATGCCCTCTTCCCAAATTATAGTATCGCAGGCATTCCAGAAGTTTTGGGTTATATCCTGAGTGCTGCCTCTGCTGTTTTGATTTTCTT
This region of Streptococcus thermophilus genomic DNA includes:
- a CDS encoding urease accessory protein UreD; the protein is MTQVYDGFVHLGFSNRNGRTISHKKYQEGNSRVSADNSDANGVPYYFLINMGGGFVEGEQYQVTIDVNKDAHALVTTQTPTYVYKCEKGQLTQQNTSITLEENSYLEYMADEVIPYLKSRYFQTSRIDMDKSAHLIYSDGVTAGWSHEDLPFQYHYFRNLTQIYQDNELVYSDQTLLEPEKQDMFKLGYFEGWRNYNSLVMVSPNIDEAFVKALQKHLEGLNLESDFAISSLDISGLVLRILGKTAEDNRRIIYSCADYFRQEIHGLTPLNLRKNDMRR
- a CDS encoding urease accessory protein UreF, whose product is MNINPFANVSLQDYLEIVQIVDSTFPIGSFNHSFGMENYLREDTVTDDKGYEEWQEAYLASQFKYGEGLVIKLVYDAMVTDNIDQVWYYDKVLTVSTQARETRQGTKMIAKQMLRLIQRLHAIPVLDDYQSKIRKGVAFGNPAIVFALYVFNKGLGCNEAIALYGYSVISTMVQNAVRAIPLGQFAGQEIVLRSFSQLEKMTQEIQELDASYLGANTPGLELAQMKHETQVFRLFMS
- the cbiM gene encoding cobalt transporter CbiM translates to MHIPENYLSPMTCAAMGAVMLPIWYKAVKEVKVKVNTDKKTIPMLGIGTSLSFLIMMFNLPAPGGTSAHAVGAVLIAILLGPWASCLAVSVALAMQALLFGDGGILAFGANAFCMAVVMPFVGYAVYKLLNKWTKNRIIASFFGGYIGIAVAALTVAVLLGIQPILFKDSSGNPLYNPYPLRVTLPVMGLTHLLIGLVEGFFTAGVQEFIERLNIDNTQEITTKKLRPLLLFILALIILTPLGLLATGTAFAEWDVKELVEKLSHYHVEAQAPKGMLNGFSFNALFPNYSIAGIPEVLGYILSAASAVLIFFILYRLIFGRKVEK
- the ureG gene encoding urease accessory protein UreG, which produces MTKRTVIIGVGGPVGSGKTLLLERLTRRMSDLNLAVITNDIYTKEDALFLAKNSSLDEDRIIGVETGGCPHTAIREDASMNFEAIETLQERFNHDLDVIFLESGGDNLAATFSPDLVDFTIYIIDVAQGEKIPRKAGQGMIKSDLFLINKTDLAPYVGANLDRMREDTLHFRNEDSFIFTNLNNDDNVKEVEEWIRKNFLLEDL
- the ureC gene encoding urease subunit alpha; the protein is MSFKMDREEYAQHYGPTVGDSVRLGDTNLFAAIEKDFTVYGQESKFGGGKVLRDGMGVSATETRDNPSVVDTIITGATIIDYTGIIKADIGIRDGKIVAIGRGGNPDTMDNVDFVVGASTEAIAAEGLIVTAGGIDLHVHYISADLPEFGLDNGITTLFGGGTGPADGSNATTCTPGKFHITRMLQAVDDMPANFGFLAKGVGSETEVVEEQIKAGAAGIKTHEDWGATYAGIDNSLKVADKYDVSFAVHTDSLNEGGFMENTLESFQGRTVHTFHTEGSGGGHAPDIMVFAGKENILPSSTNPTNPYTTNAIGELLDMVMVCHHLDPKIPEDVSFAESRVRKQTVAAEDVLHDMGALSIMTSDAMAMGRVGEVAMRCWQLADKMKAQRGPLEGDSEFNDNNRIKRYVAKYTINPAITNGIADYIGSVEVGKFADLVIWEPAQFGAKPKLVLKGGMLTYGVMGDAGSSLPTPQPRIMRKLYGAYGQAVHKTNLTFVSQYAYDHGIKEEIGLNKIVLPVKNTRNLTKRDMKLNDYAPKTIRIDPQTFDVFIDDELVTCEPIHTTSLSQRYFLF
- the ureE gene encoding urease accessory protein UreE, translating into MIFTKVDALVKDIDVDKYHIETVILSSDDLNKKIIRVKSDHGNEFGIRLDKGQKLQNGSAFFIDDHHVLAIGVESQDLIVISPKDMDEMGITAHILGNTHKPIEVKDAKIYLEVDPVVEQVLTQKEIAYTIEEVVLDKPLRHVNLTAHEH